From Caretta caretta isolate rCarCar2 chromosome 3, rCarCar1.hap1, whole genome shotgun sequence, a single genomic window includes:
- the LOC125634991 gene encoding uncharacterized protein LOC125634991: MQSSSAQVTMMESQNRKRAPAWTEREVRDLIAVWGEESVLSELHSSFRNAKTFVKISQGMKDRGHNRDLKQCRVKLKELRQAYQKTREVNSRSGSEPQTCRFYDELHAILGGSATTTPAVLFDSFNGDGGNTEAGFGDEEDDDEEEVVDSSQQASGETGFPDSQELFLTLDLEPVPPEPTQGCLLDPAGGEGTSAACVSMITGSSPSQRLVKLRKKKKRTRDEMFSELMLSSHTDKAQTNAWRQIMSECRKAQNDQEERWRAEESKWRAEDRAEAQMWWQRDERRQDSMLRLLEDQTSMLQCMGELQQRQLEHRLPLQSLCNQPPSSPSSIASTPRRPRMRWGGLRPTSHSTTEDCPKKRRLSFNKF; this comes from the exons atgcagagctcatcagcacaggtgaccatgatggagtcccagaatcgcaaaagagctccagcatggaccgaacgggaggtacgggatctgatcgctgtttggggagaggaatccgtgctatcagaactccattccagttttcgaaatgccaaaacctttgtcaaaatctcccagggcatgaaggacagaggccataacagggacctgaagcagtgccgcgtgaaactgaaggagctgaggcaagcctaccagaaaaccagagaggtgaacagccgctctgggtcagagccccaaacatgccgcttctatgatgagctgcatgccattttagggggttcagccaccactaccccagccgtgttgtttgactccttcaatggagatggaggcaatacggaagcaggttttggggacgaagaagatgatgatgaggaggaggttgtagatagctcacagcaagcaagcggagaaaccggttttcccgacagccaggaactgtttctcaccctagacctggagccagtaccccccgaacccacccaaggctgcctcctggacccagcaggcggagaagggacctctg ctgcatgtgtttcaatgatcacaggatcttctccttcccagaggctagtgaagcttagaaagaaaaaaaaacgcactcgcgatgaaatgttctccgagctcatgctgtcctcccacactgacaaagcacagacgaatgcgtggaggcaaataatgtcagagtgcaggaaagcacaaaatgaccaggaggagaggtggcgggctgaagagagtaagtggcgggctgaagacagggctgaagctcaaatgtggtggcagcgtgatgagaggaggcaggattcaatgctgaggctgctggaggaccaaaccagtatgctccagtgtatgggtgagctgcagcaaaggcagctggagcacagactgccactgcagtccctctgtaaccaaccgccctcctccccaagttccatagcctccacacccagacgcccaagaatgcggtgggggggcctccggccaaccagccactccaccacagaggattgccccaaaaaaagaaggctgtcattcaataaattttaa